The following coding sequences lie in one Ostrea edulis chromosome 8, xbOstEdul1.1, whole genome shotgun sequence genomic window:
- the LOC125678035 gene encoding E3 ubiquitin-protein ligase TRIM71-like, which yields MHPRRSAQEVLLCDLCETVPLQSHCELCDINLCKACVGEHLSDSSKRHNVVPFLQRKDTPNYPKCPDHADKHCEAYCEKCDIPVCITCVSSGKHKGHDISDILEKLSAKTESLEKDLDELETRIYPRYEEMASDVQTEKAELETKYGKLTTAADQQGEVLHREITAIVNKRKSDIQEMKSKHLSTLNKNTDEITQKMAELKQIMSDLKSILKSNDVSLTSTYKSRNSEFRTLPPKVRVTIPSFSAQKINKDQLNEMFGSLSSLSINTEHGDTMKSAEAVSSPPVKPLLDEPRVTATIDTGYNRLLSVSCLSEDQVWTRGDNETMKLLNLQSKLLTSIQTKSGRQPGGIAVTRDGDLVYTDPNKRTLNLIKNKKIQTVITLQGWYPLFVCCTASDDLLVTMVSDDGEQSKVMRYSGSTEKQSIQFDDQGRPLYSSDINTPKYISENKNLDICVADCDASAVVVVNQSGKLRFRYTGHPSNTKQSFSPVGITTDSQSHILTADTNNHRIHILDQDGQFLRYIHCDLERPSGLCVDIRDNLFVAEFNTAKVKKIQYL from the coding sequence ATgcatccccggcgcagtgctcaggaagtcctactgtgtgacctctgtgaaactgtccccctacagagtcaTTGTGAACTTTGTGATATAAACTTATGCAAGGCCTGTGTTGGGGAACATCTCTCAGATTCCTCTAAAAGACACAATGTCGTGCCGTTTTTACAGAGAAAGGATACCCCTAACTATCCGAAATGTCCAGACCACGCCGATAAACACTGCGAAGCATACTGTGAAAAATGTGACATTCCTGTCTGTATTACCTGCGTCTCCTCAGGtaaacacaaaggtcacgatatatcagatattctggaaaaactcagcgctaaaacagaaagtttagAAAAAGATCTGGACGAACTAGAAACAAGAATTTATCcgcgatatgaagaaatggcgtcCGATGTTCAAACTGAGAAAGCCGAGTTAGAAACAAAGTACGGGAAACTGACCACAGCCGCTGACCAACAAGGAGAAGTCTTGCACCGGGAGattaccgccattgtcaacaAGCGGAAATCCGACATTCAGGAGATGAAAAGCAAACACCTATCTaccctgaataaaaatacagatgaaatcacacagaaaatggcggaactcaaacagatcatgtccgacttgaaatcaatcctaaaatcaaatgatgtctccttaacctctacttacaaatctaggaattccgaatttagaacattaccgcctaaagtccgagttACAATACCAAGTTTTTctgctcagaaaataaacaaagatcagctcaatgaaatgtttggttctctgtcgtcattatccattaacacagaacatggcgacacaatgaagtcagcagaagctgtatcgtctcctccagtcaaaccactgcttgatgagccacgagtcaccgccaccatagacactgggtataacAGACTActcagtgttagctgtctgagtgaagatcaagtctggacacgcGGGGATAACGAAaccatgaagctgctcaacctccagagtaaacttctgacatcaatacaaaccaagtcagggagACAACCAGGGggcatagcagtgacacgggacggagatcttgtttatactgacccTAATAAAAGAACTTTAAACCTGATAAAGAACAAaaagatacagaccgtgatcacactacaggggtggtaCCCTCTCTTTGTCTGCTGTACCGCCTCTgatgatctcctggttaccatggtcAGTGATGATGGAGAACAATCCAAAGTCatgcgttactccggctccacagagaaacaaagcattcagtttgatgatcagggtcgtcctctctattcatctgATATAAACACTCCTAAATACATCagtgagaacaagaacctggatatctgtgtggctgactgtgacgctagtgcagtagtggtggtcaatcagtcaggaaaactccgatttagatacactggtcatccctctaataccaagcaatcatttagtccagtcggcatcactacagacagccagagtcacatcctgacagcagacactaacaatcaccgtatccacatcctagatcaggacggacagttcctccgttacattcactgtgatttagaACGTCCATcaggtttatgtgtggacatcagagacaacctctttgtggctgagtttaacactgctaaagtgaagaaaatccaatatctataa